The Parambassis ranga chromosome 19, fParRan2.1, whole genome shotgun sequence genome contains a region encoding:
- the crygmxl2 gene encoding crystallin, gamma MX, like 2 — protein MKHIYSTAVESDTCFSLLLKIIFYEGRNFQGRHWECSSDCMDTFRHFNCCNSIRVSGGHWVAYEKPNYMGYQYILNPGEYPDYHCWMGFNNCVRSCQMFPPYRGSYRMRIYNRPDMMGHTMEFMDDCPNMYDRFGYHNMYSCNIMEGYWIFYEHPNYRGRQYFLRPGEYRACGDWGCHNPWVGSFRRMRTQM, from the exons atgaaacacatttacagcacagcAGTGGAGAG TGACACAtgcttctctctccttctcaagATTATCTTCTACGAAGGCCGCAACTTCCAGGGCCGCCACTGGGAGTGCAGCAGCGACTGCATGGACACCTTCAGGCACTTCAACTGCTGCAACTCCATCCGTGTCAGCGGCGGTCACTGGGTGGCCTATGAGAAGCCTAACTACATGGGTTACCAGTACATCCTCAACCCTGGCGAGTACCCTGACTACCACTGCTGGATGGGCTTCAACAACTGCGTCCGTTCCTGCCAGATGTTCCCTCCT TATAGAGGATCCTATAGAATGAGGATCTACaacaggcctgacatgatgggACACACTATGGAGTTCATGGATGACTGCCCCAACATGTATGATCGCTTCGGCTACCACAACATGTACTCTTGCAACATTATGGAGGGTTACTGGATCTTCTACGAGCACCCCAACTACAGGGGACGCCAGTACTTCCTGCGCCCAGGAGAGTACAGGGCCTGCGGTGACTGGGGCTGCCACAACCCCTGGGTGGGCTCTTTCAGAAGGATGAGGACTCAGATGTAA
- the crygmx gene encoding crystallin, gamma MX has translation MGKIIFYEDRNFQGRHYECSSDCPEMQNFFTRCNSIRVDSGCWVAYEKPNYGGYQYMLHKGEYPDYQRWAGFNDCIRSCRMVPPYTGNYRMKIFERSDFTGQNLELMDDCPNLSERFHTRDISSVNVMEGYWMLHEHPNYRGRQYFLRPGEYRRHSEWGSNSPTFGSLRRVTEIN, from the exons ATGGGCAAG ATTATCTTCTATGAAGACAGGAACTTCCAGGGGCGTCACTATGAGTGCTCTAGTGACTGCCCTGAGATGCAAAACTTCTTCACCCGCTGTAACTCCATAAGAGTTGATAGCGGTTGTTGGGTGGCCTACGAGAAGCCCAATTATGGCGGCTACCAGTACATGCTGCACAAGGGAGAGTACCCTGACTACCAACGCTGGGCAGGCTTCAATGACTGCATCCGCTCCTGCCGTATGGTGCCACCT TACACCGGGAACTACAGGATGAAGATCTTTGAACGCTCTGACTTCACCGGTCAGAATCTGGAGCTAATGGATGATTGCCCCAATCTAAGTGAGCGTTTCCACACCCGTGACATCTCCTCTGTCAATGTCATGGAAGGCTACTGGATGCTGCATGAACACCCCAATTACAGGGGACGCCAGTACTTCTTGCGCCCTggagagtacaggaggcacagcGAGTGGGGAAGCAACAGCCCCACTTTTGGCTCTCTGAGGCGCGTCACTGAGATCAACTGA